GCGATTGCAGATTATGACAAGGGGCTGGAGTTTAAGCCAGAAGACCGGCAGATGCTTGTCAATAAAGCCGTAGCCAATATCCAGCGGAAAGACTATGACGATGCGGAAAAGACATTCGATGTGCTGATGAAAGCACATCCTAAATATTCTATGAATTACTTGACTCGTGGTGCGATGTACAGCGAGAAGGGTGACACCGTGAAAGCACTTGCCGATTACAATAAGGCGATTGAAATGGATCCTTATTATGCTCCGTCATACGGGAACCGTGCTATTTTGCTTTATCAGACTAATGATCTGGACGGTGCACTGGCCGATTTGAATGAAGCAATCCGTTTGAATACGCGTGAAAGCGGTTATTATATAAACCGTGGTTTGGTACGCTACCAGAAGAACGATCTTCGTGGGGCGATGGACGATTACGACCAGGTAATCAGTATGGATAAAAACAATCTGATAGCCCGTTTCAACCGTGGATTGCTCCGTTACCAGGTAGGTGACAACAACCGTGCCATCGAAGATTTCGATGTGGTTCTTCAGTTGGAACCGGATAACTACATGGCCTATTATAACCGTGCTCTTCTGCGTTTTGAAACAGGTGATTACCGGGGAGCTGTAAGTGATTTCGATGCCGTTTTGGGACAATATCCAAACTTTACTCCGGGGTATTATAGCCGTTCGGAGGCAAAGCGTAAGATGAACGATCAGGTAGGTGCCGACCGTGATTACTGGACTGCCATCGAAATGGAGAACAATGCCAAGAAAGGATCTTCCGGTCAGTCGGGTAACGCTATGGCATCCAACAACACTGATGAAAATACACGTGAGAAATCAGATAAAAATATCAGTAAGTTTAACCGTCTGGTAGTATACGACAAGGATGAAGAACGCAGGAACAAATATCAAAGCGATGTCCGTGGACGTGTGCAGGATCGTAATGTACGTGTAGACCTTGAACCCCAGTTTGTCCTGACTTATTATGAGAAGATAGACCCGGTCAAGAAACTAGTCTATTACGATAAGATGATCGAGGAATATAACGCCCGTATGGTTCTCTCCCGTAAGTTGCGCATCACGAATGAAGAAGCAGCTCTTACCGAAGATCAGATATCCGTGCATTTCTCATCTATCAATGATTATTCATCCAAGATAGAAGCTCAGCCGAACAATGCGGATGCATGGTTTGGACGTGCGGTCGATTATATGTTGGTACAGGACTTTTCCGAAGCTATTA
This is a stretch of genomic DNA from Parabacteroides chongii. It encodes these proteins:
- a CDS encoding tetratricopeptide repeat protein gives rise to the protein MKKIVLFLTFITFSLAMSAQINTDRVLAIGRNALYFEDYVLSIQYFNQVIKAKPWIAEPYFYRAVAKINLDDYKGAEEDCSLCLERNPFLVQAYYARGIARQSQEKYADAIADYDKGLEFKPEDRQMLVNKAVANIQRKDYDDAEKTFDVLMKAHPKYSMNYLTRGAMYSEKGDTVKALADYNKAIEMDPYYAPSYGNRAILLYQTNDLDGALADLNEAIRLNTRESGYYINRGLVRYQKNDLRGAMDDYDQVISMDKNNLIARFNRGLLRYQVGDNNRAIEDFDVVLQLEPDNYMAYYNRALLRFETGDYRGAVSDFDAVLGQYPNFTPGYYSRSEAKRKMNDQVGADRDYWTAIEMENNAKKGSSGQSGNAMASNNTDENTREKSDKNISKFNRLVVYDKDEERRNKYQSDVRGRVQDRNVRVDLEPQFVLTYYEKIDPVKKLVYYDKMIEEYNARMVLSRKLRITNEEAALTEDQISVHFSSINDYSSKIEAQPNNADAWFGRAVDYMLVQDFSEAIKDFNKVVELDPTYTMAYFNRAVVRYKQLVYNMSQATTTDDLAMSMGSMNFKMGQSAAPKSPVSDPTSAEVKDKKRAYEHEMITRDYDMVIRLNPGFVYAYFNRGNLRCVQRDFRAAIQDYDEAIKRDPDFAEAYFNRGLARLSLGDANQGIADLSKAGELGIINAYSIIKRMTSN